From the Motacilla alba alba isolate MOTALB_02 chromosome Z, Motacilla_alba_V1.0_pri, whole genome shotgun sequence genome, one window contains:
- the SREK1 gene encoding splicing regulatory glutamine/lysine-rich protein 1 isoform X1: protein MMNSGGIGVPLGFPLGPTSVIQVTNLSSAVTSEQMRTLFGFLGDIEELRLYPPDNAPLAFSSKVCYIKFREASSVGVAQHLTNTVFIDRALIVVPCAEGKIPDEAKALSLLAPAPTMTSLMPGAGLLPIPTPTPLTTLGVSLGTLGAIPAAALDPNITALGEIPQPPIMGNVDPSKIDEIRRTVYVGNLNSQTTTADQLLEFFKQVGEVKFVRMAGDETQPTRFAFVEFADQNSVPRALAFNGVMFGDRPLKINHSNNAIVKPPEMTPQAAAKELEEVMKRVREAQSFISAAIEPESGKSSERKGGRSRSHSRSESRSSSKSRSRRKRSHSKHRSRSGNRSLSRHKDRRRSRSPLKKRSRSTERRKSRSHSRSRDKKRDKEKMKEKEKAKEKEKDRDRDKEKDRDRDKDRERERDKERNREKDKERDKERSKDRERARDKDRERDKDKDRDKEKEKDKDKEKDKEEVDHNKEKEDTEKEGEKDREKIKDKGGDKEKDRDKEKEKDGDKEKEREKERDDKKKKDKRSRTPPRSYSSSRRSRSSSRERRKRKSRSPSKSPKTSKTAKRKSSRTPSPRRNKKEKKRERDTNNERRERECSTSKKKSSKEKEGKEKSDKSTTALKDKDNNKEDQNSEADKEVDNRDTQRTDEVKLQQNGNCQPNEENLSIKMEEI from the exons ATGATGAACAGCGGCGGCATCGGGGTCCCCTTGGGCTTCCCCCTGGGTCCCACGTCCGTCATCCAGGTCACCAACCTCTCCTCGGCCGTGACCAGCGAGCAGATGCGGACGCTCTTCGGCTTCCTGGGAGATATCGAGGAGCTGCGTCTCTATCCCCCGGA CAACGCACCTCttgctttttcctccaaagTATGTTATATTAAGTTTCGTGAAGCATCGAGTGTTGGTGTGGCCCAGCATCTAACTAACACGGTTTTTATTGACAGAGCTTTGATAGTTGTGCCCTGCGCAGAAG GTAAAATCCCAGATGAAGCCAAAGCCCTGTCTCTATTGGCGCCTGCTCCTACTATGACAAGTCTGATGCCTGGTGCAGGGTTGCTTCCTATACCTACACCAACTCCCTTGACTACA CTTGGTGTTTCACTTGGTACCTTAGGGGCTATACCAGCAGCAGCATTGGATCCTAACATTACTGCACTGGGAGAAATACCACAACCACCAATTATGGGAAATGTGGATCCATCCAAAATTGATGAAATCAGGAGAACAGTCTATGTTGGAAACTTGAATTCCCag ACTACAACAGCAGATCAGCTGCTTGAATTCTTTAAGCAAGTTGGAGAAGTCAAATTTGTCCGAATGGCAGGTGATGAGACACAACCAACACGATTTGCTTTTGTGGAATTTGCAGACCAAAATTCTGTACCTCGAGCTCTTGCCTTTAATGGAGTTATGTTTGGAGACCGGCCACTAAA gATAAATCACTCCAATAATGCAATAGTGAAGCCTCCTGAAATGACACCACAAGCTGCTGCCAAGGAGCTAGAAGAAGTGATGAAGAGAGTAAGGGAAGCCCagtcttttatttctgctgctatTGAGCCAG agtCTGGAAAGAGCAGTGAAAGAAAAGGCGGTCGATCTCGTTCCCATTCTCGTTCAGAATCCAGGTCTAGTTCAAAATCCCGATCTAGAAGGAAAAGATCACACTCAAAACACAG AAGTAGATCTGGCAACAGATCTCTCTCAAGACACAAGGACAGACGCAGATCCCGAAGTCCTCTGAAAAAACGGTCTAGATCTACGGAAAGACGGAAATCAAGAAGTCATTCTCGTTCTCG GGAcaagaaaagagacaaagaaaagatgaaagaaaaagaaaaggccaaagaaaaagagaaagacagagaCCGAGACAAGGAGAAGGATAGGGATCGAGACAAAGACAGGGAAAGAGAGCGAGATAAAGAGAGAAATAGGGAGAAGGACAAGGAGAGAGATAAAGAGCGAAGCAAAGATAGAGAGAGAGCCCGAGACAaagacagggagagggacaaGGATAAAGATAGggacaaggaaaaggaaaaagataaagataaagaaaaagacaaggaaGAGGTAGAtcataacaaagaaaaagaagatactgagaaagaaggagagaaggacAGAGAGAAGATTAAGGACAAAGGAGGGGAcaaagaaaaggacagagacaaagaaaaggaaaaagatggagATAAGGAGAAGGAGCGAGAAAAAGAGAGGGATGATAAAAAGAAGAAGGATAAGAGATCCAGAACACCCCCAAGAAGCTATAGCTCTTCAAGAAGATCTCGTAGCTCCAGCAG AGAAAGGCGtaaaaggaagagcagaagtCCTTCCAAATCTCCTAAAACAtcaaaaacagcaaaaagaaagtCTTCACGAACTCCTTCTCCAAGAAG aaacaagaaagaaaaaaaaagagaaagagatacaaataatgaaagaagagaaagagaatgctctacttccaagaaaaaaagtagtaaagaaaaagaggggaaggagaaatctgACAAAAGCACCACTGCTTTGAAG GACAAAGATAACAATAAAGAGGATCAGAATTCAGAAGCTGACAAGGAAGTAGACAATAGAGATACACAAAGGACAGATGAAGTCAAGCTACAACAGAACGGAAATTGTCAACCAAACGAGGAAAATCTCTCAATTAAAATGGAAGAGATTTAA
- the SREK1 gene encoding splicing regulatory glutamine/lysine-rich protein 1 isoform X2 codes for MLSFTSSGKIPDEAKALSLLAPAPTMTSLMPGAGLLPIPTPTPLTTLGVSLGTLGAIPAAALDPNITALGEIPQPPIMGNVDPSKIDEIRRTVYVGNLNSQTTTADQLLEFFKQVGEVKFVRMAGDETQPTRFAFVEFADQNSVPRALAFNGVMFGDRPLKINHSNNAIVKPPEMTPQAAAKELEEVMKRVREAQSFISAAIEPESGKSSERKGGRSRSHSRSESRSSSKSRSRRKRSHSKHRSRSGNRSLSRHKDRRRSRSPLKKRSRSTERRKSRSHSRSRDKKRDKEKMKEKEKAKEKEKDRDRDKEKDRDRDKDRERERDKERNREKDKERDKERSKDRERARDKDRERDKDKDRDKEKEKDKDKEKDKEEVDHNKEKEDTEKEGEKDREKIKDKGGDKEKDRDKEKEKDGDKEKEREKERDDKKKKDKRSRTPPRSYSSSRRSRSSSRERRKRKSRSPSKSPKTSKTAKRKSSRTPSPRRNKKEKKRERDTNNERRERECSTSKKKSSKEKEGKEKSDKSTTALKDKDNNKEDQNSEADKEVDNRDTQRTDEVKLQQNGNCQPNEENLSIKMEEI; via the exons ATGCTTTCATTTACTTCTTCAGGTAAAATCCCAGATGAAGCCAAAGCCCTGTCTCTATTGGCGCCTGCTCCTACTATGACAAGTCTGATGCCTGGTGCAGGGTTGCTTCCTATACCTACACCAACTCCCTTGACTACA CTTGGTGTTTCACTTGGTACCTTAGGGGCTATACCAGCAGCAGCATTGGATCCTAACATTACTGCACTGGGAGAAATACCACAACCACCAATTATGGGAAATGTGGATCCATCCAAAATTGATGAAATCAGGAGAACAGTCTATGTTGGAAACTTGAATTCCCag ACTACAACAGCAGATCAGCTGCTTGAATTCTTTAAGCAAGTTGGAGAAGTCAAATTTGTCCGAATGGCAGGTGATGAGACACAACCAACACGATTTGCTTTTGTGGAATTTGCAGACCAAAATTCTGTACCTCGAGCTCTTGCCTTTAATGGAGTTATGTTTGGAGACCGGCCACTAAA gATAAATCACTCCAATAATGCAATAGTGAAGCCTCCTGAAATGACACCACAAGCTGCTGCCAAGGAGCTAGAAGAAGTGATGAAGAGAGTAAGGGAAGCCCagtcttttatttctgctgctatTGAGCCAG agtCTGGAAAGAGCAGTGAAAGAAAAGGCGGTCGATCTCGTTCCCATTCTCGTTCAGAATCCAGGTCTAGTTCAAAATCCCGATCTAGAAGGAAAAGATCACACTCAAAACACAG AAGTAGATCTGGCAACAGATCTCTCTCAAGACACAAGGACAGACGCAGATCCCGAAGTCCTCTGAAAAAACGGTCTAGATCTACGGAAAGACGGAAATCAAGAAGTCATTCTCGTTCTCG GGAcaagaaaagagacaaagaaaagatgaaagaaaaagaaaaggccaaagaaaaagagaaagacagagaCCGAGACAAGGAGAAGGATAGGGATCGAGACAAAGACAGGGAAAGAGAGCGAGATAAAGAGAGAAATAGGGAGAAGGACAAGGAGAGAGATAAAGAGCGAAGCAAAGATAGAGAGAGAGCCCGAGACAaagacagggagagggacaaGGATAAAGATAGggacaaggaaaaggaaaaagataaagataaagaaaaagacaaggaaGAGGTAGAtcataacaaagaaaaagaagatactgagaaagaaggagagaaggacAGAGAGAAGATTAAGGACAAAGGAGGGGAcaaagaaaaggacagagacaaagaaaaggaaaaagatggagATAAGGAGAAGGAGCGAGAAAAAGAGAGGGATGATAAAAAGAAGAAGGATAAGAGATCCAGAACACCCCCAAGAAGCTATAGCTCTTCAAGAAGATCTCGTAGCTCCAGCAG AGAAAGGCGtaaaaggaagagcagaagtCCTTCCAAATCTCCTAAAACAtcaaaaacagcaaaaagaaagtCTTCACGAACTCCTTCTCCAAGAAG aaacaagaaagaaaaaaaaagagaaagagatacaaataatgaaagaagagaaagagaatgctctacttccaagaaaaaaagtagtaaagaaaaagaggggaaggagaaatctgACAAAAGCACCACTGCTTTGAAG GACAAAGATAACAATAAAGAGGATCAGAATTCAGAAGCTGACAAGGAAGTAGACAATAGAGATACACAAAGGACAGATGAAGTCAAGCTACAACAGAACGGAAATTGTCAACCAAACGAGGAAAATCTCTCAATTAAAATGGAAGAGATTTAA
- the SREK1 gene encoding splicing regulatory glutamine/lysine-rich protein 1 isoform X3: MTSLMPGAGLLPIPTPTPLTTLGVSLGTLGAIPAAALDPNITALGEIPQPPIMGNVDPSKIDEIRRTVYVGNLNSQTTTADQLLEFFKQVGEVKFVRMAGDETQPTRFAFVEFADQNSVPRALAFNGVMFGDRPLKINHSNNAIVKPPEMTPQAAAKELEEVMKRVREAQSFISAAIEPESGKSSERKGGRSRSHSRSESRSSSKSRSRRKRSHSKHRSRSGNRSLSRHKDRRRSRSPLKKRSRSTERRKSRSHSRSRDKKRDKEKMKEKEKAKEKEKDRDRDKEKDRDRDKDRERERDKERNREKDKERDKERSKDRERARDKDRERDKDKDRDKEKEKDKDKEKDKEEVDHNKEKEDTEKEGEKDREKIKDKGGDKEKDRDKEKEKDGDKEKEREKERDDKKKKDKRSRTPPRSYSSSRRSRSSSRERRKRKSRSPSKSPKTSKTAKRKSSRTPSPRRNKKEKKRERDTNNERRERECSTSKKKSSKEKEGKEKSDKSTTALKDKDNNKEDQNSEADKEVDNRDTQRTDEVKLQQNGNCQPNEENLSIKMEEI; the protein is encoded by the exons ATGACAAGTCTGATGCCTGGTGCAGGGTTGCTTCCTATACCTACACCAACTCCCTTGACTACA CTTGGTGTTTCACTTGGTACCTTAGGGGCTATACCAGCAGCAGCATTGGATCCTAACATTACTGCACTGGGAGAAATACCACAACCACCAATTATGGGAAATGTGGATCCATCCAAAATTGATGAAATCAGGAGAACAGTCTATGTTGGAAACTTGAATTCCCag ACTACAACAGCAGATCAGCTGCTTGAATTCTTTAAGCAAGTTGGAGAAGTCAAATTTGTCCGAATGGCAGGTGATGAGACACAACCAACACGATTTGCTTTTGTGGAATTTGCAGACCAAAATTCTGTACCTCGAGCTCTTGCCTTTAATGGAGTTATGTTTGGAGACCGGCCACTAAA gATAAATCACTCCAATAATGCAATAGTGAAGCCTCCTGAAATGACACCACAAGCTGCTGCCAAGGAGCTAGAAGAAGTGATGAAGAGAGTAAGGGAAGCCCagtcttttatttctgctgctatTGAGCCAG agtCTGGAAAGAGCAGTGAAAGAAAAGGCGGTCGATCTCGTTCCCATTCTCGTTCAGAATCCAGGTCTAGTTCAAAATCCCGATCTAGAAGGAAAAGATCACACTCAAAACACAG AAGTAGATCTGGCAACAGATCTCTCTCAAGACACAAGGACAGACGCAGATCCCGAAGTCCTCTGAAAAAACGGTCTAGATCTACGGAAAGACGGAAATCAAGAAGTCATTCTCGTTCTCG GGAcaagaaaagagacaaagaaaagatgaaagaaaaagaaaaggccaaagaaaaagagaaagacagagaCCGAGACAAGGAGAAGGATAGGGATCGAGACAAAGACAGGGAAAGAGAGCGAGATAAAGAGAGAAATAGGGAGAAGGACAAGGAGAGAGATAAAGAGCGAAGCAAAGATAGAGAGAGAGCCCGAGACAaagacagggagagggacaaGGATAAAGATAGggacaaggaaaaggaaaaagataaagataaagaaaaagacaaggaaGAGGTAGAtcataacaaagaaaaagaagatactgagaaagaaggagagaaggacAGAGAGAAGATTAAGGACAAAGGAGGGGAcaaagaaaaggacagagacaaagaaaaggaaaaagatggagATAAGGAGAAGGAGCGAGAAAAAGAGAGGGATGATAAAAAGAAGAAGGATAAGAGATCCAGAACACCCCCAAGAAGCTATAGCTCTTCAAGAAGATCTCGTAGCTCCAGCAG AGAAAGGCGtaaaaggaagagcagaagtCCTTCCAAATCTCCTAAAACAtcaaaaacagcaaaaagaaagtCTTCACGAACTCCTTCTCCAAGAAG aaacaagaaagaaaaaaaaagagaaagagatacaaataatgaaagaagagaaagagaatgctctacttccaagaaaaaaagtagtaaagaaaaagaggggaaggagaaatctgACAAAAGCACCACTGCTTTGAAG GACAAAGATAACAATAAAGAGGATCAGAATTCAGAAGCTGACAAGGAAGTAGACAATAGAGATACACAAAGGACAGATGAAGTCAAGCTACAACAGAACGGAAATTGTCAACCAAACGAGGAAAATCTCTCAATTAAAATGGAAGAGATTTAA